Genomic DNA from Candidatus Margulisiibacteriota bacterium:
TAAGCAGGATGCCATCAGAGCCCTGAAAAATTATTCGATTCAATACAAAAATATTCATGTTATCACTCTTCCCACTCAATATCCGCAGGGAGCAGAAAAAATACTTGTACGTCAGGTTACCGGCAAACATGTACCTCATCTGCCTATGGAAGTCGGTGTGGTTGTAGTTAATGTGTCAACCGCGGCTCAGATAGGCATGACTGCTACAAGCGGTTTGCCCCTTATAGAACGCATTGTTACCATTGCCGGAGATTTGCTGGAAAAAAAGCATAATTTGCAAGTCAGGATTGGCACTCCGATTAAATATCTGTTAGCTGAACTTACGCCTGAAAAAATACAAAAAATCAGTCCTTTCAAAATATTGTTCGGCGGACCGATGATGGGCTTAAGTCAGCATAATCTCGACGTTCCTGTTCTCAAGGGCACCACCGGGATATTGATTATGTCTAATGTTGTGGAGCAGGAAAGCACCTGCCTGCGTTGCGGACGCTGTGTGGATAATTGTCCATTGTATTTGATGCCGGTATTTGCTGCGAATAAAGGTATTCAGGCCGCGGAATGTATGGAATGCGGTTTGTGCGCCTACAATTGTCCCAGCAAAATTAATCTGGTTCAGCGCATAAAATTGCAGAAAATTATGCTGGCGCAGAAGGGGAAAAGTAAATGAATGTCATTGTAACGCCGGCTCCGCATATCAGAAGTGAACAAAGTGTGCAAAATGTTATGCTGAATGTGCTTATAGCGTTGATTCCTACAACTCTTGCGGGTGTTTTCTTTTTCGGGCCTCCGGCTCTGGCTGTTATTATTACCTCAGTCCTTTCAGCACTTGCCGTGGAGGCTTTTATTAACTGGATCAAAAAAGAGCCGCTTACCATAACAGATGGCTCAGCAGCTGTTACCGGACTTCTATTAGCCT
This window encodes:
- the rsxC gene encoding electron transport complex subunit RsxC yields the protein MEYHKISTSHVPSRPAPVPEELVFPLLLHAGKPSEAIVKKGDIVKVGQLIAKAVSGISANVHSSVSGEVVNIKDYPHPLGMDLPAIIIKNDFQYTKIDAAPLHSIKDATKEDLLKMIFDAGIVGMGGAAFPTHIKLNPTNKIKELIINAAECEPYVTSDHRTIIEHTKKIFIGIEVMQKILEPAMVYIGIEDNKQDAIRALKNYSIQYKNIHVITLPTQYPQGAEKILVRQVTGKHVPHLPMEVGVVVVNVSTAAQIGMTATSGLPLIERIVTIAGDLLEKKHNLQVRIGTPIKYLLAELTPEKIQKISPFKILFGGPMMGLSQHNLDVPVLKGTTGILIMSNVVEQESTCLRCGRCVDNCPLYLMPVFAANKGIQAAECMECGLCAYNCPSKINLVQRIKLQKIMLAQKGKSK